ATTTAAgatcaatatcaataaaagGTTTAACGAAATTAAATGTCTTTATCATATTGACGAACAGAAGATGGAAATCTCAATTGTCTTACCTGCAAACTATCCATTGGCACAAATAGCCGTCAATGGTATAAGTAGAATtggtgttgatgaaaagaagtGGAAATCATGGATAATGTCTGCACAATATGTTAttaattttcaaaatggatCTATCCTTGACGCAATAaaacatttcaaagataatgtTAGTGCAAATTTTGAGAATTACGAAGATTGTGCAATATGCTATTCTATCTTAAACGCTGTTGACCATTCTACCCCAAATAAAGTTTGCCCAACTTGTAAACATAATTTCCACTCAGCTTGCTTGTACAGATGGTTCAAAAGTTCTGGTGCATCTACATGTCCACTGTGTAGATCAAAATTTAATTTTAAGAAACACTCCTAGTTGTCTTTTCTCCATCTTTTTATAAAACAGTCTTAATTAATTAATGACATTATCTTGTATTATACAATGTAGtctcttctttttaaaCGTCCATTAGTTCCTCATCCaagattttttcaagttcattgACCGAAAATGCAATATACAAAATTTCTAAACCAGTTGTATCTCTCGTTAAAACACACATTTTATGCTCGACGAATTCCCCAAGAATTGCACGAAAAGACATATCATTGGAAATAATAAACTCAGACACACATATTTCATAAAATTCTTTTAGTGGTATCGCAGACCTATTAGATCCCTTGATATTTCCCCTGTTCTCTACCATTTTTGCGTCATCCCCAATCAGCGTATctattctttcaatttgttgaaaaattagaTTTTTATATAAACTTTTTGCATTACCCGTAAGAGAACCTAACACATACTTTGCACCTCTGGATCCAACAATCTCGTCGTTTTTTCCTATACTTAAAGGATCTTTAAAACTAATCTCCGTACTGTaacttttgaaagttgaaagattatgccaaacaaaattaaacCGAGATAACACCGCCGCATCCCAAAACAGAGGGgtattcaaattatcaattgaACAAACAAATGATATCTGTGGAATCCTGGCTAGTAAACTCAAGGTATATTGCAAATCATCGTTCCTTAGAGACTCACCATCCATATTATTGATTAAAATATACAACTTCTTGCTTCTGTTCGGTACCTTTAAGAATTCTAAGTGAATAAAGTTGCATGCTTCTCGAAGTTCCCTGGATGCAGGTGTAGACTTATGGAAGGCGATTTTCCATATCTCTGATATTAAAATTCGCATATTAAATTCTAAATTGTACCCATTGACAACTATACACTTAGCCTTTTTATCCAGTGGCAAAACAAACTCACTtaaaaattggaaaagaaTCTGTCTTTTTGAACCAACACCataaaaaatcaagttAAAGTCTTCTTGAAGTTCAAAAAGCCATTGACTAAACTGGAATTCATAATATAGGTTTAAACTTTTAATCGGCTCTGTTTCAATTAATTCCAGTAAGTCGTTATATGTATTGAACTCCTCGTAGCTTAATTGAGGTGCTAAGTTCATTGAACTTTTCGATAGTCTGcttcttgtttgattttgttcAAAGTACGCTTCAAACCCGTCATGATACAAAGCTTTGTTCTTGGACTTTATATCGGTTAATAATAGTTCGTCATCGTCAAGATCTATGTCTGGAATTCGCATTAGCTTAATTTGGTCATGTTGGGGTGGTGCTAAATCTTTGATGCTATTAAATGTAGATAAGAGATTCCTTGTTCTTGGTGATCTGGGCGATCTTGGTGATCTAGGTGAATCATCTTCCTCACGCTTTAATTTTTCCAGTACGGTAGTCCTTTTACGGCTGCTTCTTCTTAATGGAGATTGAAACGGGGACATCGTTTCCCTCTTAGCTGGTGTTAGTGGAGTTTGTGCTAAGCACTCATTAATGTTATCTTGTGGTTCACTACTACGCTCTACTTTAAAAGGCGATTTACTTGATGACT
The Pichia kudriavzevii chromosome 2, complete sequence DNA segment above includes these coding regions:
- a CDS encoding uncharacterized protein (PKUD0B04510; similar to Saccharomyces cerevisiae YBR060C (ORC2); ancestral locus Anc_3.274), with the translated sequence MKQSPLKGSGYYKTKSPQKKDRIGALTFSTAKLRSPVKRSMSELNKMAYEHAARNRHLLIEEDTVTDNETSIIEKIIELSKIEGLKPISLEQEEEDKTINNPEYVDQDVFLIKKRKVDKENLSVGKFQVLNEGFTSTSPSKSSSKSPFKVERSSEPQDNINECLAQTPLTPAKRETMSPFQSPLRRSSRKRTTVLEKLKREEDDSPRSPRSPRSPRTRNLLSTFNSIKDLAPPQHDQIKLMRIPDIDLDDDELLLTDIKSKNKALYHDGFEAYFEQNQTRSRLSKSSMNLAPQLSYEEFNTYNDLLELIETEPIKSLNLYYEFQFSQWLFELQEDFNLIFYGVGSKRQILFQFLSEFVLPLDKKAKCIVVNGYNLEFNMRILISEIWKIAFHKSTPASRELREACNFIHLEFLKVPNRSKKLYILINNMDGESLRNDDLQYTLSLLARIPQISFVCSIDNLNTPLFWDAAVLSRFNFVWHNLSTFKSYSTEISFKDPLSIGKNDEIVGSRGAKYVLGSLTGNAKSLYKNLIFQQIERIDTLIGDDAKMVENRGNIKGSNRSAIPLKEFYEICVSEFIISNDMSFRAILGEFVEHKMCVLTRDTTGLEILYIAFSVNELEKILDEELMDV